The following proteins are encoded in a genomic region of Alosa alosa isolate M-15738 ecotype Scorff River chromosome 10, AALO_Geno_1.1, whole genome shotgun sequence:
- the acad9 gene encoding complex I assembly factor ACAD9, mitochondrial: MSLNRLFVLSNSFKVGRRLMRPGIGQTGKGVVLSHLQLQRSIKTNSRNLAYAKDLFLGKVNKSEVFPYPEIGNEELEEINQLVAPVEKFFNEDVDSKIIDHEAKIPPETLNGLKELGLFGIQIPEEYGGLGLSNTMYARLGEIISLDGAIAVTLAAHQAIGLKGILIAGSEEQKAKYLPKLATGEHVAAFCLTEPGSGSDAASIQTKATLTEDGKHYLLNGSKIWISNGGFADIMTVFARTEVVDKDGQTKDKISAFIVERAFGGVTSGKPEDKLGIRGSNTCEVTFEDTKVPVENVIGEVGGGFKVAMNILNSGRFSMGSAGAGMIKKLIELTAEYAATRKQFNRKLSDFGMIQEKFAVMAMNAFVMESMAYLTAGMMDRPGLPDCSLEAAMVKVFSSEGGWICCSEALQVLGGLGYTKNYPYERYLRDCRILLIFEGTNEILRMYIALTGMQNAGKILTNKIKEMKKGNVGVVFDILGSKLRQTIGRPQDLGLTGNDGVVHPSLADSAKKFEENVVFFGSTVEGLLYRFGKTIVDEQLILKRVADVLINLYAMTAVLSRATRSINIGLKNHDHEVLLANTFCGDAYFKNNFLMTQLQKNSPENNDANIKKIAQQVLEKRAYICSHPLERTY, translated from the exons ATGAGTTTAAATAGGCTTTTCGTTTTGTCCAACTCGTTTAAAGTTGGAAGAAGGTTAATGCGACCTGGAATCGGACAAACAGGCAAAGGAGTCGTCCTGTCACATCTTCAGTTGCAGCGCTCTATCAAAACTAACTCAAGGAACCTTGCCTATGCCAAAGATTTATTTCTTGGTAAAGTAAATAAG TCAGAAGTTTTCCCTTACCCGGAAATTGGAAACGAAGAATTAGAAGAAATCAATCAATTAGTTGCCCCTGTGGAGAAGTTCTTCAACGAGGATG TCGATTCGAAGATAATAGATCATGAGGCCAAGATTCCACCTGAAACTTTGAATGGCTTGAAGGAGTTGGGTCTCTTTGGGATTCAGATCCCTGAGGAGTATG GTGGACTGGGGTTGTCCAACACTATGTATGCCCGTCTGGGGGAGATCATATCTCTAGATGGGGCCATCGCTGTCACTCTTGCAGCTCATCAAGCTATTGGTTTGAAG GGGATTCTCATTGCAGGTAGTGAGGAGCAAAAAGCCAAATACCTTCCCAAACTAGCAACTGGGGAGCATGTTGCTGCATTCTGCCTTACAGAGCCTGGAAG tgggagTGACGCCGCCTCCATACAGACCAAAGCAACGCTGACAGAGGATGGGAAACACTACCTGTTAAATGGGTCAAAG ATATGGATATCGAATGGTGGCTTTGCTGACATCATGACCGTGTTTGCCCGGACTGAGGTGGTGGACAAAGACGGGCAGACGAAGGACAAGATCTCGGCGTTCATCGTGGAGCGGGCATTCGGTGGCGTCACCAGTGGCAAGCCAGAGGACAAGCTTGGCATTCGGGGCTCCAACA CTTGCGAGGTGACTTTTGAGGACACCAAGGTGCCGGTGGAGAATGTTATTGGAGAAGTCGGCGGTGGATTTAAG gtggccATGAACATCCTGAATAGCGGCCGCTTCAGCATGGGTAGTGCCGGTGCTGGAATGATCAAGAAGCTGATTG AGTTGACCGCAGAGTATGCAGCCACCAGAAAGCAGTTTAACAGGAAATTGAGTGATTTTGGAATGATTCAG gAAAAGTTTGCCGTCATGGCTATGAATGCCTTTGTGATGGAGAGTATGGCCTACCTCACAGCTGGCATGATGGATAGGCCAGGGCTTCCGGACTGTTCTCTGGAGGCAGCCATGGTGAAG GTGTTCAGCTCTGAGGGCGGCTGGATATGTTGTAGTGAGGCGCTGCAGGTCCTGGGAGGCCTGGGCTACACCAAGAACTACCCGTACGAGCGCTACCTCAGGGACTGCCGCATCCTGCTCATCTTTGAG GGCACCAATGAGATCCTGAGGATGTACATTGCGCTCACAGGCATGCAGAATGCTGGCAAAATACTGACGAACAAAATCAA gGAGATGAAGAAAGGTAACGTGGGAGTTGTCTTTGACATCCTGGGGAGTAAGCTGAGGCAGACCATAGGCAGACCTCAGGATCTGGGCCTGACGGGGAACGACGGCGTGGTCCATCCCAGCCTGGCG GACAGTGCAAAGAAGTTTGAAGAGAATGTGGTGTTCTTTGGCAGCACTGTGGAGGGCCTGTTGTACAGATTTGGAAAG acGATCGTGGACGAGCAGCTGATCCTGAAGCGTGTGGCCGACGTGCTCATTAACCTGTACGCCATGACCGCCGTGCTGTCCAGAGCCACCCGCTCCATCAACATCGGTCTCAAGAACCACGATCACGAG GTGCTCCTTGCAAACACATTCTGCGGTGATGCCTATTTCAAAAACAACTTCTTGATGACTCAGCTGCAAAAAA ATTCACCAGAGAACAACGACGCAAACATCAAGAAGATTGCCCAGCAGGTCCTAGAGAAGAGGGCATATATCTGCTCTCACCCGCTGGAAAGAACTTACTGA